From Etheostoma cragini isolate CJK2018 chromosome 10, CSU_Ecrag_1.0, whole genome shotgun sequence, the proteins below share one genomic window:
- the LOC117952129 gene encoding uncharacterized protein LOC117952129 isoform X2 gives MRRGRLDPICDAQNHVRLQKEKALCVWRYIDPIKGRGVFALEPIHKGSFLLEYRGVLKKTEKTTAWNEYTYVFKHKGTEHCIDASSEDGTLGRLVNDAEKPNAKMKKIEVDGVPSLCLFAIVDIEEGQEITYDYGGENLPWRSYQRHQISKPMAPCTVEKPVLYTAVVSPSTDHSTVVSPSTDHSTVVSPSTDHSPVVSPSADHSPVVSPSAGNKPFLTSTVLPEENESDFSEEELLDDVCDPEYVPGSESDTEDEEPINGLLNPTLQVTEESLMDTSMNCNVTYDTPNTGQSCTNTVPSTSVVKAGQNFCFICKDFYFKIARHFKTHIKENSDIAYALSLPAGSTTRKKLLENLRNRGNFEYNRCAEKRKWSA, from the exons A TGAGGCGAGGCAGACTAGACCCCATTTGTGATGCACAAAATCACGTAAGACTGCAGAAGGAGAAAGCGTTGTGTGTCTGGAGATACATTGACCCCATCAAAG GAAGAGGTGTGTTTGCATTGGAGCCAATTCATAAAGGTTCATTCCTTTTGGAGTACAGAGGAGTTTTGAAGAAGACTGAGAAGACTACTGCGTGGAATGAGTATACATACGTCTTCAAACATAAAGGAACGGAACATTG CATTGATGCTTCAAGTGAAGATGGGACACTTGGCAGACTTGTGAATGATGCTGAAAAGccaaatgcaaaaatgaaaaaaatagaggTGGATGGTGTACCcagtctttgtttgtttgccatTGTTGACATTGAGGAAGGGCAAGAAATAACCTATGACTACGGAGGAGAAAACCTGCCATGGCGTTCTTACCAAAGGCATCAAATATCCAAG CCTATGGCTCCATGTACAGTAGAGAAACCTGTTCTCTACACAGCAGTCGTCTCTCCATCTACAGACCACTCAACAGTCGTCTCTCCATCTACAGACCACTCAACAGTCGTCTCTCCATCTA CAGACCACTCACCAGTCGTCTCTCCATCTGCAGACCACTCACCAGTCGTCTCTCCATCTGCAGGCAACAAACCATTTCTCACCTCCACAGTTCTCCCTGAAGAg AATGAAAGTGACTTCAGTGAAGAGGAGCTATTGGATGATGTATGTGATCCAGAATACGTTCCAGGCTCAGAAAGTGACACAGAGGATGAGGAACCAATAAACGGCTTGTTAAACCCAACTTTACAGGTCACTGAAGAATCACTAATGGATACCTCTATGAACTGTAATGTCACATATGACACCCCTAACACTGGACAATCTTGCACCAACACAGTACCTTCAACCAGTGTTGTAAAAGCAGGACAAAATTTCTGCTTCATTTGCAaggatttttatttcaaaatcgCGCGGCATTTTAAAACTCACATAAAAGAGAATTCTGATATTGCATATGCCCTTAGTCTCCCAGCAGGCTCAACCACTAGGAAGAAGCTCCTAGAGAATCTTCGCAACAGGGGAAACTTTGAGTATAACAGATGTGCTGAAAAAAGGAAGTGGTCAGCTTAA
- the LOC117952129 gene encoding uncharacterized protein LOC117952129 isoform X4 has product MRRGRLDPICDAQNHVRLQKEKALCVWRYIDPIKGRGVFALEPIHKGSFLLEYRGVLKKTEKTTAWNEYTYVFKHKGTEHCIDASSEDGTLGRLVNDAEKPNAKMKKIEVDGVPSLCLFAIVDIEEGQEITYDYGGENLPWRSYQRHQISKPMAPCTVEKPVLYTAVVSPSTDHSTVVSPSTDHSTVVSPSTDHSPVVSPSADHSPVVSPSAGNKPFLTSTVLPEENESDFSEEELLDDVCDPEYVPGSESDTEDEEPINGLLNPTLQMSQMMMKMRVRRNKHSQQTFTTKQR; this is encoded by the exons A TGAGGCGAGGCAGACTAGACCCCATTTGTGATGCACAAAATCACGTAAGACTGCAGAAGGAGAAAGCGTTGTGTGTCTGGAGATACATTGACCCCATCAAAG GAAGAGGTGTGTTTGCATTGGAGCCAATTCATAAAGGTTCATTCCTTTTGGAGTACAGAGGAGTTTTGAAGAAGACTGAGAAGACTACTGCGTGGAATGAGTATACATACGTCTTCAAACATAAAGGAACGGAACATTG CATTGATGCTTCAAGTGAAGATGGGACACTTGGCAGACTTGTGAATGATGCTGAAAAGccaaatgcaaaaatgaaaaaaatagaggTGGATGGTGTACCcagtctttgtttgtttgccatTGTTGACATTGAGGAAGGGCAAGAAATAACCTATGACTACGGAGGAGAAAACCTGCCATGGCGTTCTTACCAAAGGCATCAAATATCCAAG CCTATGGCTCCATGTACAGTAGAGAAACCTGTTCTCTACACAGCAGTCGTCTCTCCATCTACAGACCACTCAACAGTCGTCTCTCCATCTACAGACCACTCAACAGTCGTCTCTCCATCTA CAGACCACTCACCAGTCGTCTCTCCATCTGCAGACCACTCACCAGTCGTCTCTCCATCTGCAGGCAACAAACCATTTCTCACCTCCACAGTTCTCCCTGAAGAg AATGAAAGTGACTTCAGTGAAGAGGAGCTATTGGATGATGTATGTGATCCAGAATACGTTCCAGGCTCAGAAAGTGACACAGAGGATGAGGAACCAATAAACGGCTTGTTAAACCCAACTTTACAG ATGTcacagatgatgatgaagatgagagTGAGGAGGAACAAACATTCACAACAAACATTCACAACAAAGCAGAGGTAG
- the LOC117952129 gene encoding histone-lysine N-methyltransferase, H3 lysine-36 specific-like isoform X5, which produces MRRGRLDPICDAQNHVRLQKEKALCVWRYIDPIKGRGVFALEPIHKGSFLLEYRGVLKKTEKTTAWNEYTYVFKHKGTEHCIDASSEDGTLGRLVNDAEKPNAKMKKIEVDGVPSLCLFAIVDIEEGQEITYDYGGENLPWRSYQRHQISKPLVHPFPLHQHTVEKPVLHTPVVSPSTGDIPFLSSTVLPEENESDFSEEELLDDVCDPEYVPGSESDTEDEEPINGLLNPTLQMSQMMMKMRVRRNKHSQQTFTTKQR; this is translated from the exons A TGAGGCGAGGCAGACTAGACCCCATTTGTGATGCACAAAATCACGTAAGACTGCAGAAGGAGAAAGCGTTGTGTGTCTGGAGATACATTGACCCCATCAAAG GAAGAGGTGTGTTTGCATTGGAGCCAATTCATAAAGGTTCATTCCTTTTGGAGTACAGAGGAGTTTTGAAGAAGACTGAGAAGACTACTGCGTGGAATGAGTATACATACGTCTTCAAACATAAAGGAACGGAACATTG CATTGATGCTTCAAGTGAAGATGGGACACTTGGCAGACTTGTGAATGATGCTGAAAAGccaaatgcaaaaatgaaaaaaatagaggTGGATGGTGTACCcagtctttgtttgtttgccatTGTTGACATTGAGGAAGGGCAAGAAATAACCTATGACTACGGAGGAGAAAACCTGCCATGGCGTTCTTACCAAAGGCATCAAATATCCAAG cCTCTGGTTCACCCTTTTCCCCTCCATCAGCATACAGTAGAGAAACCTGTTCTCCACACACCAGTCGTCTCTCCATCTACAGGCGACATACCATTCCTCTCCTCCACAGTGCTCCCTGAAGAG AATGAAAGTGACTTCAGTGAAGAGGAGCTATTGGATGATGTATGTGATCCAGAATACGTTCCAGGCTCAGAAAGTGACACAGAGGATGAGGAACCAATAAACGGCTTGTTAAACCCAACTTTACAG ATGTcacagatgatgatgaagatgagagTGAGGAGGAACAAACATTCACAACAAACATTCACAACAAAGCAGAGGTAG
- the LOC117952129 gene encoding uncharacterized protein LOC117952129 isoform X3, translated as MRRGRLDPICDAQNHVRLQKEKALCVWRYIDPIKGRGVFALEPIHKGSFLLEYRGVLKKTEKTTAWNEYTYVFKHKGTEHCIDASSEDGTLGRLVNDAEKPNAKMKKIEVDGVPSLCLFAIVDIEEGQEITYDYGGENLPWRSYQRHQISKPLVHPFPLHQHTVEKPVLHTPVVSPSTGDIPFLSSTVLPEENESDFSEEELLDDVCDPEYVPGSESDTEDEEPINGLLNPTLQVTEESLMDTSMNCNVTYDTPNTGQSCTNTVPSTSVVKAGQNFCFICKDFYFKIARHFKTHIKENSDIAYALSLPAGSTTRKKLLENLRNRGNFEYNRCAEKRKWSA; from the exons A TGAGGCGAGGCAGACTAGACCCCATTTGTGATGCACAAAATCACGTAAGACTGCAGAAGGAGAAAGCGTTGTGTGTCTGGAGATACATTGACCCCATCAAAG GAAGAGGTGTGTTTGCATTGGAGCCAATTCATAAAGGTTCATTCCTTTTGGAGTACAGAGGAGTTTTGAAGAAGACTGAGAAGACTACTGCGTGGAATGAGTATACATACGTCTTCAAACATAAAGGAACGGAACATTG CATTGATGCTTCAAGTGAAGATGGGACACTTGGCAGACTTGTGAATGATGCTGAAAAGccaaatgcaaaaatgaaaaaaatagaggTGGATGGTGTACCcagtctttgtttgtttgccatTGTTGACATTGAGGAAGGGCAAGAAATAACCTATGACTACGGAGGAGAAAACCTGCCATGGCGTTCTTACCAAAGGCATCAAATATCCAAG cCTCTGGTTCACCCTTTTCCCCTCCATCAGCATACAGTAGAGAAACCTGTTCTCCACACACCAGTCGTCTCTCCATCTACAGGCGACATACCATTCCTCTCCTCCACAGTGCTCCCTGAAGAG AATGAAAGTGACTTCAGTGAAGAGGAGCTATTGGATGATGTATGTGATCCAGAATACGTTCCAGGCTCAGAAAGTGACACAGAGGATGAGGAACCAATAAACGGCTTGTTAAACCCAACTTTACAGGTCACTGAAGAATCACTAATGGATACCTCTATGAACTGTAATGTCACATATGACACCCCTAACACTGGACAATCTTGCACCAACACAGTACCTTCAACCAGTGTTGTAAAAGCAGGACAAAATTTCTGCTTCATTTGCAaggatttttatttcaaaatcgCGCGGCATTTTAAAACTCACATAAAAGAGAATTCTGATATTGCATATGCCCTTAGTCTCCCAGCAGGCTCAACCACTAGGAAGAAGCTCCTAGAGAATCTTCGCAACAGGGGAAACTTTGAGTATAACAGATGTGCTGAAAAAAGGAAGTGGTCAGCTTAA
- the LOC117952129 gene encoding uncharacterized protein LOC117952129 isoform X1, with product MFLRPELWRHMKRCSSKPEEQDHKGRKRVLGLASAIQSACSSTVDDGVLKMLSHMHDYVIASVIRNDFCLLRYADTLFAKHGHDPSKHDYIRQKIRQLGRFLQTIRKRSLILTLEDAIKPGNFMEVIEAVKETAGFDKEKNCYKTPSLALKIGHSLLKVSDIIHCHALMAGDDNLIKSSKAFQKLYTAKWSEYISHCALSTISDLKYNKTATLPLTDVTKFNKYLDKTVDTATTALKKETTVQNYSSLAKAALTKIVLFNRRVGEVSKMKLRHFLERNKETNTIDLLGLSECEKKLCNYFERVELKGKRERKVAVLLTPKMVNGLNIMIEKRKECGVPDQNEYLFAVPNCLTYYRGHQCLRQLADECGAKRPEYLRSTQLRKDIATTSQILNLKSNELDQLADFMRHDISVHRQLYRLSEPTIQSAKISKLLLALEKGKMHELKGKSLDEIEDVTDDDEDESEEEQTFTTNIHNKAEVDCPRELNDMDTRDADGLLPVHNVPKEKTRRPWTKAEEKAVLRHFKSHIIKGHLASKKECVVCKECEQPALRNRTCQNIRDFVRNKGLTFKRQNRHPH from the exons ATGTTTTTGCGACCAGAACTATGGAGACATATGAAAAGGTGCTCCTCCAAACCAGAGGAACAAGATcataaaggaagaaaaagggtGCTCGGCCTAGCATCTGCAATCCAGTCAGCATGTTCAAGCACAGTTGATGATGGGGTGCTTAAAATGTTAAGCCATATGCATGACTATGTCATTGCAAGTGTTATTCGTAATGACTTCTGCCTTCTTCGGTATGCTGACACCCTTTTCGCAAAACATGGACATGACCCTTCAAAACATGACTATATCCGCCAAAAAATCCGTCAGCTGGGAAGATTCCTGCAAACCATCCGCAAAAGGTCTTTAATCCTAACCTTAGAGGATGCCATAAAACCAGGAAATTTCATGGAAGTAATTGAAGCAGTAAAAGAAACAGCAGGATTTGATAAAGAAAAGAACTGTTACAAAACTCCAAGCCTTGCACTTAAAATTGGACACTCACTGTTGAAAGTGAGTGACATCATTCATTGTCATGCTCTTATGGCAGGAGATGACAACTTGATTAAATCCTCAAAAGCGTTTCAGAAGCTTTATACTGCAAAGTGGTCGGAGTACATATCCCACTGTGCCTTAAGCACCATTAGTGACTTGAAATATAACAAAACAGCCACATTACCGCTCACTGATGTAACAAAATTTAACAAGTATCTTGACAAAACTGTTGACACAGCAACTACTGCATTGAAGAAGGAGACAACAGTACAGAACTATTCCAGCCTTGCAAAAGCCGCATTGACCAAGATTGTCCTTTTCAATAGACGTGTTGGGGAGGTGTCAAAGATGAAACTGAGACATTTTctggaaagaaacaaagaaaccaaCACCATTGATCTATTGGGGCTGTCAGAGTGTGAAAAGAAACTTTGCAACTATTTTGAGCGTGTTGAACtaaaaggaaaaagggagagaaaggtaGCAGTGCTGCTGACACCTAAGATGGTAAATGGACTCAACATTATGATTGAGAAGAGGAAGGAATGTGGTGTCCCGGACCAAAATGAATACTTGTTTGCTGTACCAAATTGTCTGACTTACTACAGAGGACATCAGTGTCTCAGACAGCTCGCAGATGAGTGTGGTGCCAAGAGGCCAGAGTATCTACGATCAACTCAACTGCGCAAAGACATAGCGACCACCTCACAAATCCTGAACTTGAAGAGCAACGAACTAGATCAGCTTGCTGATTTTATGCGGCACGACATATCAGTACATAGACAGTTGTACCGTCTGTCAGAGCCTACCATACAGAGTGCCAAAATTTCCAAGTTGCTCCTTGCACTGGAAAAGGGAAAGATGCATGAGCTTAAAGGAAAATCTCTTGACGAAATTGAAG ATGTcacagatgatgatgaagatgagagTGAGGAGGAACAAACATTCACAACAAACATTCACAACAAAGCAGAGGTAGATTGTCCTCGTGAACTGAACG ACATGGACACTCGTGATGCAGATGGACTCCTTCCTGTACATAATG taCCCAAAGAAAAGACACGAAGACCATGGAccaaagcagaagaaaaagctGTGCTGAGACATTTCAAGTCTCATATAATTAAAGGTCATTTAGCATCAAAGAAGGAGTGTGTGGTTTGCAAAGAATGTGAACAGCCAGCACTGAGAAATAGAACATGCCAAAACATTAGAGACTTTGTGAGAAACAAGGGGCTGACTTTTAAGCGCCAAAACCGCCACCCACACTAA
- the LOC117952184 gene encoding histone-lysine N-methyltransferase set-1-like: MQRRRRINPYDDARLHMAAKRDKVGLENNYISAVKGRGIFTSVPFKKGDFLLEYRGEQISKQECERRQRTYHDHLKVFMFEFCFDGKLWCVDAAKKDGLFGRLVNDDHINPNAKMKYLAVQGKPHL; encoded by the exons ATGCAGCGGCGTAGACGCATTAATCCATATGATGATGCAAGGCTTCATATGGCtgcaaaaagagacaaagtaGGACTTGAAAACAACTACATCAGTGCTGTAAAAG GTCGTGGCATCTTCACCTCCGTTCCCTTTAAAAAGGGAGACTTTCTGTTGGAATACAGAGGTGAGCAGATATCTAAACAAGAAtgtgagaggagacagagaacaTACCATGATCACCTTAAAGTGTTCatgtttgagttttgttttgatggaaaaCTGTGGTG tgttgATGCAGCAAAAAAGGATGGATTGTTTGGCAGACTTGTAAATGACGACCATATAAACCCTAATGCCAAGATGAAGTACCTCGCTGTGCAAGGGAAGCCCCATCTCTGA